One segment of Ancylothrix sp. D3o DNA contains the following:
- a CDS encoding DUF4255 domain-containing protein, whose translation MLTAVSQTLAEILAGGASDLSTEQIDFNHPQHSSFGTRVNIYCYEFRQSEQEYQAIAEVGGSTQKQKSPFWFDISFLVTAWDFTALGEMRLLSEALILLLPHHWLPEDSLAVALRGYGKLPMKVSAVGYGETAVLWTALGVPMRPALRVIVTVPFLMETELVSNKHISLIPAS comes from the coding sequence CCCAGACCTTAGCAGAAATTCTGGCTGGGGGGGCTTCCGACCTCAGTACAGAGCAAATTGATTTCAACCACCCGCAGCATTCCAGCTTTGGTACCAGGGTAAACATCTACTGCTACGAGTTTCGGCAAAGTGAGCAGGAGTACCAGGCAATAGCGGAAGTGGGTGGAAGCACTCAAAAGCAAAAATCGCCATTTTGGTTTGACATCTCATTTTTAGTCACCGCTTGGGATTTTACAGCCCTCGGCGAAATGCGTTTGCTTTCAGAAGCATTAATATTGCTGCTGCCTCACCATTGGCTGCCGGAAGACTCGCTGGCAGTCGCCCTCAGAGGTTATGGCAAACTGCCGATGAAAGTTTCTGCTGTGGGATACGGGGAAACAGCAGTGCTATGGACAGCACTAGGTGTGCCGATGCGGCCAGCCTTGCGAGTGATAGTAACTGTTCCTTTTTTAATGGAAACAGAACTTGTTTCAAACAAACACATTTCGTTGATCCCAGCTTCCTAA